The Luteolibacter arcticus sequence GCCGGAAGCAAAGCCAGCTAACCGGAAGCCGAAAAGAGCCAATCCGGCGGTTGGATGAAGTCTTTTAATCCCGAAGCCTCGGGAACATGCAGGAATTCATCCATGAATTGGCATTACTATGGATATTTTTGCCCGATTAAGGCTTAAACGACGCCACCGTGGAACAATCTATTGAGGGTCCTCACCAGACAAACGGTTATCATTCTTACACGCTCCGATTCACTATTTACGCCTAAAGAAACGATTCACAGGCATTAATCGTCACATAATTCAGCCCTCTCAACCCCTTGCACCAGCCAACCCGCCCTCGACCTGCATAGATTTTCTTTCTCTTTTTCGCGTTCAATTTCCTTGATGAATCCCCCCTTCCCCGGGTAACTAATGAGCCTACTTGGTAAATACGCTGTCTGACAGCTTGACCAACTGCACCGGCGGATTCGGGCACCCAAACTGAATTTCCGGCGAAAAAACCTCGACCAACCATGATCCAAAATCCCAACCGGCTTCTGGCTGACAGACGCCTTCGCGATCCGCGTGGCTTCGCCCTCGTGATTTCACTCTCGCTGATGGTTCTGCTGACCGTCCTCGCGGTGGGCCTGCTGAGTTTGTCGTCGATCTCGCTCCGTTCATCGGGACGCGGGGAGGCGATGGCCACCGCCCGGGCCAACGCCCGGCTCGCGCTGATGTTCGCGATCGGTGAACTCCAGCAACACGCGGGACCGGACCAACGTATCACCGGCACCGCCGACCTCGCCGGCACGGCTACCGGCGATGCGATCGCCAACAGCGCCGCGCCGCTCAACAACACGACTGTCACGAACGCCCAAAAGGGTCTGTCCTCCGTCCAAGCGGGAACCCGCCAGTGGACCGGTATTTGGCGGAACACCAATATCGCCACTCCCGGGACCGAGATCTACACCAAGACTCCTTCGCCCACCCACCTCCAGTGGCTGGTAAGCGGCAATGAAACCAGCGCCAAGCCGACTTTCACGCCGTCTTCCCAAGCCCTCCAAGTCTCGCAGGATGGTACCATCTCCGATCCCGAATCGGCGGTAGTGCTGGTCGGCCCCGGCACCGTGGGCACCGGGTCGGGCACCCTCTCTGACAATTGCGTTTCCGCCCCGCTGGTGGAGCTGGCTCCAGATCCGAAAGGAAATGGTACGGGCCGCTACGCCTGGTGGATCGGCGATGAAGGGGTAAAGGCAAAATTCAACCGCACGACCGACACCTCGAGCGACGACACGATCACCTACGCTTCCCTCGCCAACCAGCGCTCGGGATGGGAGGTGGTCAGCGGCGCGGAAAGCTATCCAACTCCCGAACAGGGCAACTTCCAGTCACTCAACCGGGTCGTGACCCTCCCGCAAGCCGAGCTCCTCGATCCTTCGCTTGAACCTGGCGCGACCTCGTCCCGATCGCTTTTCCATTCGGCTACCACCGAAGGATTTGGCGTCCTCGCCGACAATCTCCAAGGGGGGTTGCGCGTGGATCTGACCGCGGTCCTCGAACAGGGCGTTCCGTCGACTGCATCGACCAGCTTTCCCAATGCCCCCGCCCAGAACGGGAACCTCGTACCAACCACCGTTACCGCGGCACGGCTCCTCAAGGGACCGAAGTGGAGCCGCCTTGCCGCCTTTTACAATCAGAGCAAATCCGCCGCCAGCACGCGCAAGCTCAAGGTCGTCGGAAGCTCCGATGTCTCCGGTATCACGATCGCTCCCGCCATCATCGACCTTCGGTTGCTCTTCGGTGCCAAGCTGGTGAAGATCGACACCACCAAGTACCAGATCCATCCCTGCGGGAAGATCGCCGTCGCCCTGGCCAATCCCTACCCCTACCCGCTCGAGTGGAGTTCCAATCTGGAGTTGAGAATGATTGATGACACCCCCTCCACCAACAGCCTCTCAAGCCGGATCTATGACGCGGCAGATCCCTGCGCCTTTTTCAGCAACCGGGGCGAGCCGGCGGTATTCAACAACGCGACCTTCGTGATCCCTGCTGGTGAACTTCCTCCGGGCGAGGCCAAGGCCTTCACCATCGCGAGCCAGGTCCTCCGCCGGTCTGGCAGCACGGCCGCGATCAAGGTGGACCTCAAGCCCTTCGGCTCGAGTTCCGCGACCAATTTCGACAACTGCATCATCCAGGAGGAACTCGCGGTCAACGAAGGCTCGATCTCTTTGGACGTCCGCGAGAGCTGGACCACCACCCAGGTCTCCGCGGAACTCCGCATCGCCGGTGGATCGTCCTCCAGCAACTTGCTCCGGCGCTTGGAGCGCTTCGAACTCGACAACGGCTTCTTCTCCGAGACGAAGCGTGGCGTTACCCGGGCCACGGCAGACACCATCACCCGGCCCTTTCCACTCCAGGTCTATTCCTTCCAGATCAGCCAGCCGGGCATGGACTACGGTACATTGCTGCCGACTCCCGACCTGCTGGGGACCCGCGGTTCCACGCTGCGCACCTTCACGGACTTCAACCTGCAGGCCGTCCGCGTGACCAAGCCCATCACTTCTTACAATCCGCCGCCCTTTTTCATGGAGAGCAGCGACAGCCTCAACCTGCTGCCTTTCAACAACAACGCCGAAACCGGCGCCGCCTTCACCCGCAACCTCGCCGTGAGCCCGTTGTATTGGGGCCGCTCGTCCAAGGACGGCAGCAAGAAGACCGTCCTCTTCTCTTTCCCCGAGCACTTCGTCTCGATCGCCCAGCTCCAGCACGCCGATCTCACCGCCGACGATTCCTTCACCGGCATCGCCCATCAACCTGGCAACGCGGTCGGCAACTCCTACGCGACGCCGTTCGTGAAGCGCAACCTGACGATCCAGAAGCGCGACAACTACGTGATCACAGGGGCGCAGGGTGGAGAGAGCCAGTCCTCCAGCAAGACCTCGGCAAGCTTCTATGACATGTCCTACCTGCTAAACGCGGCGCTGTGGGACACCTACTTCTTCTCCACCTGCCAAGCAGCCGACGGCAAGCCACTCAACCACAGCATGGTGGTCACCAAGCCGTCAGCCACCCCCGCCGAGCTTCTCGATCCTGCCAAGGCGTCGAGCCATCTGCTGGTCAACGGTGCCTTCAACGTCAATTCCACCAACAAGGATGCCTGGAAAGCCCTGCTCGCCGGCAACCGCTTCCTCAAGCATCCCGCCGACGGTGCAACAGGGGCGTCCACGGATGCCCTGTTTCCCCGCAGTCTCGAACAACTCAGCGCCGGCAAGAGCAATCCCTCGGGCATCGTCGACGACTCGTACTCCGGCTTCCGCCGGCTTTCCAACGACCAGATCGACAAGGTCGCCGAGGAGATCGTCAAGCAAGTGCGGATTCGCGGCCCGTTCGTTTCCCTGTCCCACTTCGTGAATCGCGTGCTTACGGACTTCACCACCCGCAATCGGACGAATATCCCGCTTTCATACAGTGGGGCCCTGCAGAGCGCCCTCGACAACGGCGGGGCCAACATCGCCCCCAACGGCAGCAAATCCGCGTTTTCCTCGGCGCTGGTCCCGTCGCGGGACAAGCTGCTGCTGAAAGCCGGCACCGGTTCCGCCCCGAAGGCCGATCTCTGGGGCACCCAGAGCAATGGCAGCCGCGGCACGACTTACGGCGGCACCACCGAGGATCGCTTCCCGGTTTGGGCGGCCGAGTCCAAGGACCTCAACCCGGGCAGCGTGGCCAGCATCTATGCCGATCGCCCGGCGATTACCGACAACAGCCTCCTTTACGAACAAGGTTTCCGCTCCACCGGCATCCCTGGCTGGCTGACCCAGGCCGACCTGCTGCAGGCGATCGGCCCGGTGATTGCCGCGCGGTCCGACACCTTCCGCATCCGGTGTTACGGGGAAGCCTTGGACGCCGACGGAAAATCCATTGCCGCTCGCGCCTGGTGCGAGGCCATCGTCCAGCGCCAGCCGGAATACCTTGATTCCTCGAATTTGCCATCCGATCGTCTCCGTACCGCCACCGACACCAATAGCCTTTCCGCCATCAACCGGAACTTCGGACGCAAGTTCGCGGTTGCCTCGTTCCGCTGGCTTTCCAAAGATGAAATCTAAGACTCTCCTTGCCGCTCTGTCCGGGGTTCTCGCCTTGGTGTTTCCGCTCTCGTCGTTGGCCCAGGGTGAAGCCCAGGTGTCGATGAAGATCGACCTCGTCGCTTGGGGCGATTCGATCTCCGGACTCACCTTGAAGTCCGGGAAGGGCAGGGATCCGGTGACCGCCCTTGCGTTCCGCTACTCCACGCCGGTGAACTACTCCGGGCCCACCCTTCTGGAGATTCACCAAGGGACCGCTCCCGCCGCGACCGCTGAAGCGGAGCCCGCTGCCGCGGTCCCTGCGGCCGCCACCGCCAATAACCTGGCCGCCATCCTCGCCGAGCGCCGCAAGAAGACCCCCTCCCTGGTGTCGCTGGCGCTCCTGCCCGCCACCTCGAGCCATACGACGGTTCTTCTCGCGCCCGCTGCCAGCGGCACGTTCCAAGCGTACGTTATCAACGACGACCCATCCAAACTTCCCTACGGTCAGCTCCGGATTCACAATCTCAGCCCGCTGACGATCGCGATGCGTTGCAACAACAAGGCAGGGAAGGAACTCAAGACCAAGGAAAGCTTCGTGGTGACCCCGCAAAACAAAGAGGTCATCTACGAACTCGCCTATCAAAGCGAGGGCGAGTGGACCACCCAGGAGAACAACATCGCTTCGGTCGCGGAAACCGAGCAGGCCCAGTTGGTCGTGCTGAAGAGCGATGCGTCGTTCTTCACATCCCAAGATGGTTCCCGCGCGGGTTTCCTCCAGACCGTCATCCTCCGTCGCGACCGCAACTCCGCCGGTGCAGCGCCCGAAATCTCGGAAGTCGAGAAGGCAGCCCTGTCGGAGCGTTTGAAAGCCCAGGAAGAGGAAATGGAGCGGAATGCAGGAGCCAAACCAAAGCCGACTCCGAAAAAATAAGTTCGTCGAGCACCAGCTTAATCGGACGGTGGTGATTCCCGCGATTCCAAGAGTCCTGGCTCTCTCCCTCCAAGTGCATCCGGGAAGGGCTCCAGCCCCCGCTCGAATAGCTCGATAGCCGTCTTGGCGACCTGCGCCGTGTCGAAATAGGCGTAGCCCGCCACGCCGACCGCGCCCACGACTGGCACCCAGCGGGAAAACGCCTTGCCGAGCGCCCGCTGCGAGATCTTGACGCCGATCTTCTTCGCGATCGCTTGGAACGCCTGCAGCGACACCTGCTTCACCAGATAGCGCTCGCCCATCCGCACCACCAGATCGCGCACGGCCATCGCCGCGCCATGGCGGAACAGGCAGTAGGTCATTTGCTCGCGGGAGAGGCAGGCAGTCTGGCCGTAAACGCCAGCAAGGTCGGCCACCATCTGGGTCTGGATCTGCCAGACCTTCATCATCTCGGGAATGATGGTCAGCCAGCCCAGCGGCCCCGGCGGCAGGCCGAGTGTCCCCGCTGCCGCAGCCGCCTTGAGCGATGCCTGGCGCGCGATGGTCCGGGCAGCCTCGGCTGGCATCGGGCTCTCCGTCATTTCCGTGGTGGGAATGCGGGCAATCGCACCCGTGATCGTTTCCACGATCTTCTTGGCAAAGCCATCGGAGTCCGGTTTGGCGGGCAATTCGCTCATTCGCCCGGATCAAACCCGTGGATGCGAAGATTCGCAAGTTGGGATGGGCCGAATGGAAAATCGCAGATTTTTCGCATCGCGGGATCCGCTGGCGGCGTTAGTCTAGCAACCGGATCATGCAAACTCCCTCGGAAAAACTCCGCGACGCGTGGACCCGCCACGCCGCTGTCGTGGCCCGCAAGATCAACCTCGCATGGTGGATCCAGACACTCTCCACGCCGCTGGTGACTGTGGGCCTCGTCGGTGCCTGTGTGCTGCTGTTGATCCGCCGCGAGCTTCCTGGCTCTCCCGCATGGATCCTCGGGGTTTCCGCCCTCAGCGCCGTCGCGCTGCTCGCGGGCATCGCCTGGCTGGTCGCCCGCCGTCATTTTGAAAAGCCGGAGCAATCGCTGGTGCGGATCGAGGCATCGATGCGTCTGCGCAATGCGCTGTCCGCGGCGAAGGCCGGCGTCGCGCCGTGGCCGGAGTTGCCCCCCAAGGTCGATGCCGGGGTCGAGTGGCATTGGCAGCGGGTCATCGTCCCGCCCTTGGCCGCGCTCGCCTTTCTCACCGCCGGACTCTTTCTCCCGGTCTCCGCCCGCACCGATCCGGACGCCAACCGGCCTGATGAGCCATTGGCATGGCACAATCTCGATTCCGATCTGGAGCGCCTCAATGAGGAGGAAATGATCGATGAGACCTACATCGAGGAGATGAAGAAGAAGCTCGAGGAGCTGCGCGCGCAGGAGGAAGAAGACTGGTTCAGTCATTCCTCGCTCGAGGCCACCGATAGCTTGAAGAAGGAGCACTCGGCCCAAGTGGAGAAGCTCGAGCGCGAACTTGCCCGCGCCGACAAGGCCCTCGGCAATCTGGAGAAGAACGCCGGTGGCATGCCCGCCGCGGAGAAGGACCGCCTGCTCAACCAGTTCGACCAAGCCCTGCAAGGACTACAGAACGGCGCGCTCAAGCCGAACCCGCAACTGCTCGACCAGCTCAAGCAGCTCGACCCGAAGAATCTCGGCCAGATCCCGCCGGAACAGCTCCAGCAGCTCCGCGACGCCATGAAAAAAGCCGGTCAGGCCTGCAAGGACTGCCAAGGAGGCGGCCAAGGCAATGAATGGCTCGACGAACTCCTCGAGGGCGAGGGCAACGGCGAAGGGGAAGGAAAGGAACCCGGCGAAGAGAAAGGCGATGGCCCGGGCGGCAAGGGCGGCGTGGACCGTGGCCCGGGTCACTCCCCCGGCATGCTCGGCGCGGAAGGCCAGAGGCTTGATACCGGTGACCTCACCGGACTCGAATCGAAGGACCTTTCCCGCTCCCTGCCCGGCGATTTGCTTCAACTTCAGGATGGCGAGCACGACGTGGACAAGTCAGCCGTCGGCCCCCGTGCAGGCGGAGCAACCGGTGCCACCGGTGACGGCGGCGACCGGGTGTGGAAGGACGCGCTCGATCCCGATGAGCAAAAGGCGCTGAAGAAGTTCTTCGAGTGAGCCCGCCGGTCTTGAGGGTTGAAAGTTGAGAGTTGAGAGTCGAAATCCGGCCGCGGGTCAGTTCACGCTGTGCCGGGATTCAAACTCTCAACCCTAGACCATCCACTCTCAACTCTTCCCATGCTCCTCGCGCGCCTGAACGACGGCCCCGAAATCTTCTTCACTCTGCAGGGTGAAGGTGTGTCCGCGGGCCTGTCGGCCATCTTCGTGCGGGCTGCATTGTGCAATCTTCACTGCCGCTGGTGCGACACCGACCATACCTGGAATTTCGAGGGAACCCCCTGGCAGCACGACAAGGACGCCGACCCCGCCTACCGCAAGTATCGCAAGGCCGACGTTACGATCGAGATTCCAGTCGGCGAAATCGTCTCCCACGTCGCCTCGTTCCCCTGCCGCCGCGTCGTGCTGACCGGTGGCGAGCCGCTGCTCCAGCAGGAGGCGTGGCTGGAGGTGATCACCGGACTGCGGGCGATCGATCCCGCCTTCGTCTTGGAGGTGGAAACCAACGGCACCAAGATGCCCACCCCGGAGTTCCGCTCGGCGGTGAACCAATTCAACGTCTCGCCCAAGCTGGGGAATTCCGGCATGGAAGCCCGGCTTCGGACGGTGCCAGCTGTCATCTCGTCCTTCGCGGAAGACCCGAAAGCTTGGTTCAAATTCGTCGCCCGCGGCCCGGACGATGTGGCGGAAATCCTCGCCTTCACCGCCGAGCACAACATCCCCGCGGGCAAGGTGTTGGTCATGCCGGAAGGTCGCAGTTCCGCCGAACTCGATCATCACGCGGCAGCGCTCACGGCCCCGTGCATGCTCCACGGCTGGCGCTTCTGCGACCGCCTCCATGTCCGGCTGTGGGGCGACAAGCGGGGGGTGTGAGAAATCCCGCAGCAACTTTTGCCTCGCAAGCCGGTTTCTTCCGCCGGAAACTGCCTCCTGTCACCATGAAGCGCGACCAACACTCCTCCAGCGACTTCGCTAGCGATCTTGAAAAGGACCCCGT is a genomic window containing:
- a CDS encoding 7-carboxy-7-deazaguanine synthase QueE, with amino-acid sequence MLLARLNDGPEIFFTLQGEGVSAGLSAIFVRAALCNLHCRWCDTDHTWNFEGTPWQHDKDADPAYRKYRKADVTIEIPVGEIVSHVASFPCRRVVLTGGEPLLQQEAWLEVITGLRAIDPAFVLEVETNGTKMPTPEFRSAVNQFNVSPKLGNSGMEARLRTVPAVISSFAEDPKAWFKFVARGPDDVAEILAFTAEHNIPAGKVLVMPEGRSSAELDHHAAALTAPCMLHGWRFCDRLHVRLWGDKRGV